Within Anguilla anguilla isolate fAngAng1 chromosome 11, fAngAng1.pri, whole genome shotgun sequence, the genomic segment CATTCTGCGGACACAGAGAGTACAGTGAAGACAGGGTTAGAGAATGAATGCAAATCTTGTCTATAAAGATACAGTTTTTGTGGGTTGTGTTGAGCTGTGTTGGTGGGATCAGATCTGTGGCTAGGGAAATGGGATCAGAACAGAAagattgcaggtttgactcccaggtgggacactgccgttgtactcttgagcaaggtacttcatcTGAACTGCTTCCGTAAATATCCACCTGAGCAGTGTTACTGAGTCTCTGGTATACACAATAATTGGGTTATAAAATAATCTGTCTGAAGCTTTTCTGCTTCCACACACTAATTCACAGCTCATTTACAGCAGGTGCAGCTATGTCTCCAATGCCAGACTCATGTAGCCCATGTGGGTTTGTTCCTTCCCTTGTAGCAGAGAAATCaccaagcaacaaaaaaatcagaCCAAGCCAAGGGAGGAGAAAGTCCCATGGTGAAAGTGGGGGTGATGTTTAAAATGACATCGACTATTATGGagagttacatttttttccattttttttcattcaaagaaagaaagaaaattcgAAGAAAATCAGTCATTGGTGTTGGGGGCATGTCACTCCACCCTAACCCCTCCTTCTCCATCCTGCCCCTCTGCTCCGCCCACCTCACCTGCTGTTGAACTTCTGGGGGTGCTTCTCCCGCATCATGTGAAACCGGTGGGCAATGGAGGCGTcctgcccacacacaaacacacacagccaatgggATGTCAGAGCTGCTCGGGGCCAGCCAATGGGCTGCCTGCGAAAGGCGCGGGTTTGTGTGCCCCGGGCCCACTCACCACTCCGATGGAGAAGTAGTTGTTGATGATCTCGTAAGGCACGGGGTCCCCTCTCTCCTGGCTGTCCTCGGGAATCACCTGGACGCTCCAGCGGTCCATGAGCACCTGGGAGCTGCTCTCGATCTCCTTCAGGATCCGCCCCAGATCCATCCCATCATACCCTGCGGGGTCACACAGGGAACATCAACGTCCATAAACTGACTTTGACGAACACAGAGGCGGGAGTCGGAGTGGGACGCGCAAAATGGGGACAGAGGAACAAACCCGGCCCTTACCTCCGCCCCATCGGAGACAGCGCGCCAGGTCGTTCCCAGTGCCCAGGGGCAGCACGGCCACCGGGGGGCGCACCAGCAGCTGGGCCTTGTCTGACAGAGAAATATTGTGTGTTATTTCCAGAAAATAGTGTTATTTTCCCCTTTCATTCTGCCCTTTGATGCCTGGAAATTGTATTGTTTGTTACATAAAATGTCTGGAGTTTACATGAGGAGGACATTTCTAACAATACTGAACTGTAGGAACGTCAAATCTTAATAGTCAGTAAGAGGATTCAAAATACAATGacgcaaaaaatattttctgctgtCAGGAACAATTATCACAAGAAGACTGTACCACCCCTTCTGTAGTGACAGCTAGGGAATTcatgcaagaaaataaaaaataaatactttggcttaaaataaaactgtgttGTGAAGACAAATCCACCAGGTAGATTCTATGGAAAATTCCACCAACCACAGGATTGTGGCTTTCTGGAAATACCGAGCTGTGAATCGTCCAATGAGCCTTTCCTTAGAATAACACCACTAACGTAGCGGAATGTTCCAAATCTGCGACGATCGGGGGAGGGGAGCTCTCTCACCTATAGCGTCAAGAATCCAGCCCACAGTTCCATCCCCCCCGCACACCAAGATCCTGTAGTCCTCCAGGTTCCTGAAGAAATGGAGCCtgcccaacacaaacacaatcaatCACAGAACAAGGACTCATAACTGAGTCGCTCAGGCagagaaatgtaattaatggGTATTATTGATGAAGTGCAACAGGGAATGACAAAATGTCCGACTGACTCATTTTCAACACAAAAGCTTATTATCGCTTTATGGAAAATAACGGCTCCCTGGAAGCTATTTATCCTCTTGTGCGTCAGTAATTTCCAATGAACTTAGTCCATCAACAAGAACCTTTAAGGTATCTTAATAATATATGAGTAAAATCTTATCTCCAAAGACCCTGGCATCACAGAAGCACAGGGGACTTGCAAGCAAATCATGTGACATTTACGGCTTCTGACAACCAGCTATCCCCAGTTGTGTCGCCCAGATAATCAATTTGGTTTTTAGGGTTGTTAGAGTGCTTCAAAGCTTAAATGACAACACTAAAGGCCAGATTTACGAAAGGTGTTGCAAATTGCAAAAGATTTTTGcgcatatttttgttttttcaaagctTGATTTCAATCGCATGCGACTGTGTTAGATGCATTAGTGTTCTATTGAATGTTCATTATctttattcaatttttaatgTGTGATAGTAATGATCGTGTTTATGGCTGAACCGCAGCGGACAGTGAGGCTGCTGCAGGCCTTACCCAGGTCCTGGTCCTCCGGTAGAGAGGTTGTACACTTGCCGCGGGTTCAGCAGGTACTGGAATTTGCGCAGGACCCTGGAGgggacacaaagacacacgGACGGTGAcaccgtgacctctgacccagaCGTGCTGTCCTATGCGAGGTGGTGGGCAGGTGCGCGGCCTCACCTCTCCCCTTGCTTGCCTCCACTTTTGGGGTTCACGAACACcaggagggggtgtgtgtgtggaacagggcTAATCTACACACAGATAAGAGAGGGGGGTACAAAAAACTCCTTTCAGTTTCACACGCATGCAAgagcaaaacaggaaatgagctgGACTGTGTAAACTTTCAGATTCTATAGTATAGACCAAGGATCTCAAACTCCATGCCTGGGGGTTTTTTGATTACTAAAATGAAAGCAAGAAACCAGAAACcaacctccaggactggagttaaacctgtagacactgcagccctccaggactggagttaaacctgcagacactccagccctccaggactggagttaaacctgtagacactacaggtcttttttaaaaagactaacCATATGGTCAGATCCTGCATTCCTTCCACCTTCACTATTTCCTAACTAAAGGAGGTTCTGGATGGTAACAGGTCCCATATTGCAGTTTAGACTATTCATGATGATGCATGCTCAAGGACAGAACATCAAATGTCATTGCATGTTGTTCTGGGTGCActccttcatgaatattcatcaaACTGATAGACACACGCAGATACATCAAAAAGTCTGAAAAGTCTTAGCTACAATGATAAGGGTACAGAACTTCCAAAGTTAACAATATTGAGCAGACCATCTAATTATTTTGCAGGATCCAAGATGCTATGTGGCCTattgtgagagtgagtgtgggaGTGTAAGCACCTGTGCGTTATTGAGCTGACTCAGACTCACAGAGGCCATACAGTACCTGCAGAACCTCTGCGTTATTGAGCTGGCTCAGACTCACAGAGGCCATACAGTACCTGCAGAACCTGTGCGTTTATGAGCTGGCTCAGACTTTACAGAGGCCATACAGTACCTGCAGAACCTGTGCGTTTCTGAGCTGACTCAGACTTACAGAGGCCATACAGTACCTGCAGAACCTGCCCATCCGGTGTGGTGTTCTGCAGCTCACTGTCCTCCGCTGCACTGGAGCAGCCGTTCTTCAAGCTGTTGGGCCTCTCCtgcaccacagagagagagagcaagagagtgagagagagagagagcaagagagtgagagagagagagagagagagggagagagagagtgagagagagagagagagagatgcaattAATGCTcaaaatttagaaaatgtaatttcttgtTCCCTGAGGTGGGAGATCCATCCATTTTGGATGAGGATCTGGGAGCGTCTGTTTCCCAAGCCATTAGAAAttttaatgtttacatttgGGGGATGTATTAAACAATCTGTCAGAATTACATCAAACACTGTAGACatatttgaaaagaaatgaaacacaagACATTGTGGCTCTCTGACCTGAGTCCTTGTTTGATTCAGATTTCTCACAGACGCTCAGACTAGAGTCTACAGCAGCGCATGAAGCCGATTGGCTGCTGATGAATCCCATATCCCATGTGCTGCTCatccaaattaaaataaaccctTTCTAAAATAATAGGCAGATTTCCCATTAACGTTATTGAATCACAACTTCAAAAATAGTTGCGAGCAAAAAACTTGTCTTCTACTTTATTTGTGCTTTCGGCAATAACCTGACACCGAGACccatttttcagtttaaaaactaACTGCACTCAGACAGCCCAGCCGAGGAGCAGCCTACCATGCAAGCTAACGCAGCGCAGAAGATGAAACACGACCTGACCCTCGCACAAAAACACCCTGTGGAGGCTGATGTGAAGGCCAAAATGTGCCGCACCATTATATCTGTGAGCTCCGTGTGGAGACTCTCTCTCCTCGAAGGCCCCTTTGTTTTTAAGAGGTCAGTTTAAATTGCGGGTTGCAGCTAATGTAGCACTACAATGTGGATAGCGTCACGACTCAGAGCACAGGACAGCCCCTCTAAATCCTGCCCGAGGGCCAGTGGCCATGAAATAGTCAAAGCTGCTAAATCTCACTGGGGCTTAGTTTATTCTACGGAACATCTACGGataatatgtgtgtatatatatatatatatatatatatatatatatatatattcaatttcattatatataatttgcttcttcttattattattatgcatatgctgaaatataaattaatctATGTCAGTATCGCCAGCTTTGTATGAGGGTGAGTGGGAACTACTTTTCTATAATTTTGTGTAAACTGAGATATCTTCATTGgaatgaggtaaaaaaaaaaagggaaacaattGCTTTACACAAACTGTATTTATGATTTATACTGAATCAATAAAGTGGCTTTCAACATGAAGCATCGGCTACATGAAACATACCCATAAAACGCACACAAGAAACCAAATAGCAATGTTTGTCACAGCATAATTTAATTAGCCTACTCAGTGACGTCAATACCATGCACACCAATGACTTAGTCTGGTTAAATGCTTAGTGGGACAATTTCTTCCAGATCAttgattaaattacattataatcAAGTCTGGTCAGCTGgagagcccccacccccttttcgACGCTTGAGGTAAACTGAAGACCCTTTGGTCCTCCTTCTAAGATCATTTCATCATGTCCTAACATCTGCTCTGTGTCAAGcaacacctacagtacatttCTGGCATCGTGTGTGACTGAGCTCCATATCGGAGTCCTTTCTGTTGCAGGACCTCCAGCTCTCGTTTAGAAGACCTGACGCTCGCCACTCTGCCTGACATTATTTTAGCGCTTTTCCACGCGTGTGGTCTTGGATTTTCATGCCATCATACACTGTGATCGCTAGCCGCTTGGGTGCGGTAGCGCCATTACCTGATTTGCATCAGTGCTTTCGTGAGTCATGCCATGAGTCACTAATATGTTTCGCTGATAGCGGCCGCAGCTGTTGCACAATAGGCAGCAGGAACTGCGCTTGGTATTTTTCTTTGTGGACCTAGCTACCCCTTTCTAAAGAATTTGGTTTGCCGCGGAGGGAGATCCTAATCCTTACAGGGGTCAGGGGAGGCCACCGAATTACGCTGTGCCCTAGTGGATAAAAATGAGAATGAGCAAATCCACAAGAATTCTGCAATGCACACGAGTAAGATTTCAGAAAAGGATTCAAATAGATGCAAATTTCATGTGCATCTATAATtccagtgttcattttttatttcacaaacccATGCTTATGTTTCCTTGTAGTACTTGTGGCTGTTTTTTGACAGCACAAAGAGTCAAGTCATTTGCTTAACTGAATTTTCAGGGAGAAAAACGTCATTTAACGTCATAGAGATTCAGGCCCTGACGCCGTCAAAGAGGCCTGTGACTGTAATCTGCCCGCAACAAACGGACGCCTGTCATTAAATGCCATTTCGCTTCAAGCACAATTGATCTAATTGCAAGCTGCAACTCCAGGGCCTTATGAATATAACATGATTTTGCAGCGGTCTTGTATGCAGTTGCTTGATAGTGATGCCTCATCAGCATTCAAGAGGTATGCAAGTGGGGCGGAGAATCgtggaaaagaggaaaaagttCTCCCTGAAATGAGTGGATCTTCTGTTGGAGACATTAAGTGAATGAATGGCTCTCTGTGGCCATTGGGGACAATGCACAAAGCGAGGACACTGGCAGGACTGAGCGCGTCAATGGCAGTCCTCTTTGTGCGGAAGACCTCAGTAGCCATCCAAACGTCACAGGCACGTCAGAGCCTGCTTCTGCTGAGTGTCACTGAGGGTTCTGTCTCTGTATCAGcaccagagtgtgtgtgtgtgtgtgtgtgtgtgtgtgtgtgtatatgtgtacatatgtgtgtgtgtgtgtgtctgtgtatatgtgtacatatgtgtgtgtgtgtatacgtgtgtgtgtgtgtgtacatatatgtgtgtgtgtgcgtgtgtgtgtatgtgtgtgtgtgcgtgtgcgtgtatgtgtgtgtgtgtgtgtgtgtgtgtgtgtgtatgtgtgtacatatatgtgtgtgtgtgtgtgtatgtgtgtacatatatgtgtgtgtgtgcgtgtgtgtgtgtacatatgtgtgtgcgtgtgtgtatatgtgtgtgtgtgtgtgtgtgtgtgcccgtgtgtgtgtatatgtgtgtgtgtgtgtgtatgtgtgcgtgtatatgtgtgtatacgtgtgtgtgtgtgtgtgtatgtgtgtacatatgtgtgtgtgtgtgtgtgtgtatgtgtgcgtgtgtgcgcgtttatatgtgtgtgcccatgtgtgtgtgtgtgtgcgcgtgtgtatatgcgtgtgtgtgtatgtgtgtgtgagtgtgtgtatgtgtgtgtatatgtgtgtgtgtgtgtgtgtgtgtgtgtgtgtatatgtgtgtgtgtgtgtgtgcgtgtgtacatgtgtgtgtgtgtatatgtgtgtgtgtgtgtatgtgtgtgtgtatatatgtatatgtgtgtgtgtgtgtgtgtgtgtgtgtggataccCTACCTTGACAACGGGGTAGATGGCCCAGGGGGGCAGGATGTGGTCCCTCAGAGGCCCACAGTTACACTCGGAAGGCTCCTGCGACACACACTCATCATGCCTCTGCAAGACACAAACACTAATCAGACCTCACCTGTAAGTGCCCCAGTCCTGTAACTGTTCCTCACTCAGGCCCAACCGAGCTctttcattcacacactgagTTGGGCTCCCAGCCCACTCAATCTGGCCACCTAGTCATCTGCTAGTGTGGCTGatggtgggtgctacacatcaTTGCTGTTTTCAAAGAGTTTTCCCCATTCTTTGAGATagtgaaaggcgctatataaatgcattctgTTATAATCAGTAATAAGGATGAGTGGATGAGCCGGGGCCCCTGggccgggggggctgggggggccggCTCCTGGCCCTCACCATGCTGTGGCACCAAACACAGCGTTTCCCCGTCAGCCCATGGTAGCTCTTAATCTTCTTCTGGCACCTGTCACACTTCCCAGAGTCACAGTTCCCTGCGACCCAGTCATGAGCTGCTATCTGGAGtgaagacagacaaacagacagacagaagagcaGGCATTAACATTAAAACCCACAGTCTCTAAAGGTAAACCACACTGAGCCAGAAACAGCCGGAAATATCACATTAACAAAATGACAGAATCTGCACATAGGAAGTATCATGTATTacataaatctttaaaaagtcTTTCTCCTTTAAGAACCCCGCAGCCTTACCCCAGTGTCTTTTTTGGATTTGACGTAAGTGCGGGTGCAGGGGGACGGGTTCTTGTTGGCACAGCGCCCATGGACCGTATATTTACAGCctgaaaaacaaatatcttTGAGCAAAAATCTCCAGTTGCCAActacataaattaaatattaggTAATAGACAAGAATGAAAGTGTGTATGATGGAACGCAACTAGGCAAGCCAGgcattgtattaaaataatttcaaggaAAAACTTCAGGTAGAGCTTAGACAAGATTTCCAACAAAATTAACCAAGCAACAGAGGGGCTCCAgcaaaccagcatgcacagcagGTGTCTGGGTCAGAGTCTGTGGTGCCGCCGCTGGTGTAAAACTGAATGCACGGAAGAGGCTGTGCAAAATGAGCTTCGTTTCCCTTGTGCTTATGCATGCTGCCCTCTTGTGGCGACTCCCGGTACTCACACGTGCAGCAGAGCCCTTGCTTGCGCAGTCCCAGCAGCATGCTCTGGCACACGTTGCAGTACACCGGCTTGTTGAAATGCTTCATCCTCCAAAGGTGCTGCCCGTCTTTTTGGGTCATCTGATGGAGGGGCGAAAAGGAAGGGCGGCATTCAGCTTAGGCaaagtttaaagtttttttctaAAGTATATCTTGTGGTGAAACAACGCATACTGCAGTGTGCTTTCCGGTTCCTATTTGTGCGGTTGAACTGTGAATGCGTGAACAAATAACGTAGTGGCCGAAGGAACCATCAGTATCGCCCCCAACAAAGCGCAGTTTCATGTCATCAGTCCCTCCTCCATGTTGTTCGTACAGAGAGGAAATGACAATGTGCTCACATCTGTCGCTAAACGAAAGCTAGCCCACAGAGATCTTCCTTtgtgtgcaaaaaaacaacaaaaacagtgcATCGAATTTGCTGCCAGAGagaatttcagccattttgttggcACCTTCAGATCTAGCAGTGATGAAGAATCCATACAAGAAATTCATACCTTTCTTTCTCGgagtacaaaaatataataaacagaaaaccCAGCAAATATATCTGGAAGTACATGGCTTGCACTCCTACTTTCCCTGCAGTTTTGCACACTGGTGTCTAATCGCACTTGTGCTGTGAAGAATGGTGGGATTTTGCCCTTTTATATTAACAGGTCATTGTGGACTCAGCAGTCTTGCTTAATTACCAAGATTGCCTGTGGCTGTTTAATGCTACCATTCCTCCGGTAACAGGAATGTGCTCCCGACGCTACTGTGCACAACCGTTTGTTTCCAGCAGGTCTGCTGATAAAACAAAAGGTCCCATTTGACAAATGCTGTACACTTCCTGGTTATTAACCTCACTTGTGGGAAcaatgaacagaaaacaaaataccaAATGAGAAATCGGTTAAATAATGCTAGAACCCTTTGGGACATTTTTAAAGCTTATACTCTGGGTAATAAGTTTCGGTTCCTTCAAGAGGTTAGATGATTATGGCAAGCCCAGTTTGGGGACGACAAACAATTTTGAAGGAAACGCTGGAACCGttttagattaaaataaaaatgccaaatgACAATTGTGTGTTCCCAAGGGAAGTGAAATAAGTCATCCGTGAACTTGAAAGGGAGGACATGGTTTCTATTAGGAAGCCCTGCAGCCTGGTTAAAATGAGTCAGTGCGCTCCGGTCCAGCCTGGAGCAAACCACTGCGTGGGCATGCGGCAGCCGTGACCGCGGCAGAGCCAGGCCTTCCTGCCTGCAGCTTCACAGAGAAAGGCCTGAAATAGCGCTGCGGAGGGGAAGTCCCCGGCCTTCTGGGGTTTCACAGCCGGCGTCGATGCGCGCAGCCAGCCAGTGACAGCGAGCTGTAAACGGCAGGCATCTGTGGCGAAGACGTGACTTTCTCTCGTTTCTCCCCTGCGCCGTGAGCGAGCCGTGAGCGAGCCGTGCGAGCCGCCAGCGTTGAGCGGCAGCGCCTGAGCTTCAGGGCACGGGCCGAAACGCCGCCGCTCGCACGCCCGTGAAACCACTGCTGCATTTCAGGAATGCTGGCGGTTTAAAATACCCAAGTGCACCCTGGGCAAAGGCTGTTTTACGCTTTCTGGTGGTGCGCGAATGTCCATGAATGGCTGGTGCACCCCTATTAGCTTCAGAGTATTTTTATTGCGTTTTTAACATGATAGCCTGTCAGTACACTCCAGAGCAACAGATGGTAATATGCACCAGCTATCACCTCTCTCAGTTCAGAGTTAGACGATTCGCCAGGGTGACGTAGCAGTGGAGGCGTTATAAAAGTCGTTATAAAACCTCCCCAGTCCTTCCAGTCAACCAATCACACCATGGGACACTCTGTAGCAGGGTGAGGAGTTTTACCATGTGACCCCACTGCCCCAACTGGTGTATGAAAGCATaagcataaaaacacatttttaggaATAGCATCTCTGCCTGTGTGGCCCTATGCTGAACACAATTCTACAATGTAAAGGACTGCAGAGGAGGCTGGCTGGCGAGTGGGCGTGTCCTGCTGTCTAACGGTGCCCAGATCATGTGGCCCACCAGCTCATGCCAACACATGACCCCGCCCCACTCAGGCAGCATGGATGTGAGGGGTCAGTTTGACATGGAAACCCCTGCTGATGGTGTGGAGAAGGTACTGAAGTCAGTGTCAGTgaagagaacaggagagagagggaagagagagagagagatggagagagggtgagggagacagagaaagggtggagagatggagagacagagagagaaagacttgCTTGTGTTCCCAATAACAGGGTTGTGAATTGCTCGGTAATATGTCTCTGGTTCATTTGCCTTTTACCTTAGATAATGTATGGCCCtacattcaaatctgaaattcaCCCTTATTTGCaagaaaaagaaactaaaattcAAAGTTCCAAGGAGAGACCTGTTTGCAATTTCAAAGTGGCTAGCGATGCTGAGGTCTCATCAGAAGCAGTTTgtgaaaattaatgttttcagtAATACTCATTTGAGCATCCCGGAGCAATACAAAAGGACCCTCCTTGGGTTcgtgattttgtttttccctcaCAATTCATTGTTGAGCTCATTGAAAGTCAGCAGTCTAGTAATCAGAATAGCTGGAGTAGTTGACATAAACCAACCTAGTGTTGTCACAACATAGCTTGGTTCAAGATAGCTGCACTCAAGTGCTAGTAGCTGCCCAAAAAGCAAATTAAGGTCAATTTTGGGTTTCAATACAGGACCATGTCCAAGGTAAAAAGTAAATGAACCAGTCATATTACCAAGTGCTTCACGTCTCCTTTAAGGTTTAaagtgtgtgctctgtgaagCTCCAGTTTAGCAAGACAGCAGTAACTATATGCACTACTGTGGGTGTGCACATTcaggaagaggaaaaggaaCACTTTAAATCACCAGCTTTAAACTGCAACTCCCGTACCCACACTTACGTTTCTGGACCCTTCGCTGCTTGTCTTGGGGAGACTGATGaaggcgcacacacgcatactcattAGCACCGAGCCTGTCATCAGCGCGCTTCCGCTGCCGACGGCATTAACTGCCAATAATTCAAAATCAAAGTAGCTCTGCGCCCCGGcatctcatgaatattcatgaagatgGGAGGAGGGAGCGGCAATGAGGGGGAGGTATGGAACAAGAAAGTGAAGAGAGGAGAAACTGCAAAGGATGGCGAGGAGAGcaagggaggaggtggagagacTGATGTGAGAAACAGGCaaggagagaggtggaggaagaagcaaatggaagagagagagagtgctgcgTGTAGAGCGCTGAAAGTGTTCAGTGCAGGACTGAATGTGTTCAGTAGTCAGAAAGagaagtgtgcagtgtgcgcAGTACAGAATGTGTTCAGTAGTCAGAAagaggtgtgcagtgtgtgcagtacagaaTGTGTTCAGTAGTCAGAAAGAgacgtgtgcagtgtgtgcagtacagaaTGTGTTCAGTAGTCAGAAAGAgacgtgtgcagtgtgtgcagtacagaaTGTGTTCAGTAGTCAGAAAGAGACATGTGCAGTGCGTGCAGTACAGAATGCGTTCAGTAGTCAGAAAGAGACGTGTGCAGTGCGTGCAGTACAGAATGTGTTCAGTAGTCAGAAagaggtgtgcagtgtgtgcagtacagaaTGTGTTCAGTAGTCAGAAagaggtgtgcagtgtgtgcagtacagaaTGTGTTCAGTAGTCAGAAAGAGACGTGTGCAGTGTGCGCAGTACAGAATGTGTTCAGTAGTCAGAAagaggtgtgcagtgtgtgcggtGTGCAGTAAAGAGTGTTCTCAGCACTTCAGGCTCTCACCTTCAgtcccagcagcaccagcaggggCACGTTGttcatccctccctccacccactCCTCCAAGGACACCGTGCCACTGCTGTCAGAATCGATGGCTGTCATCATGTCTTTCAGCACCTGGCCAATGACAGTGCACAGTCAGCGGTctacccatccaatcacagggCACTGCGAGCGGTctacccatccaatcacaggcctCTGTCAGTGGTCTCCCTTCCAGGGCCCTACGACCTCACAGCGCTCCTTCTCGCAGTGCTGGAATCATCTTGGcgtattttcattttgattgttgAAATAAACCATGGACTTCATTTCAGCTAACCAGATTCGGAGATATTAAAACTCTGAAAGTCGTgtctccaaaacaaacacacattcagaataagaataaatgtcaataaaacTAAATGTATAAATTTCAATAATCCAGGCACAAAACCCCAGATAGTGCTGGCCGAACAGTGCAGCCTGAACCagagcatttattttaacagctgTCCCAAAGGGGGGGGGATCAGTACATATTTCATAGAGCGAAGACATTGATTTCCCTGTTTTACAGAGgcgaagctgtgtgtgtgtgtgtgtgtgagtgtatttgtgtgtgtgtgagtgtatgtgtgtctatgtaggtgtgcgtgtgtgtgtgcacaagtgtgtgtgtgtgtgtgtgtgtgcatgtgtgtctgtgtgtgtgagtgtgtgcattagtgtgtgtgtgtgtgtgtgtgtgtgcacaagtgtgtgtgcgtgcgtgtgtgtggg encodes:
- the dgkaa gene encoding diacylglycerol kinase, alpha a isoform X3, with the protein product MKEFDADGQLAQHRNGECIKEEGFRLFLKAYLEVEDFPADLCQRLFRSFQTSETAGPDGTEPSTEREVFLKDVSCYFSLLEEGQPREKLEFTFKLYDKDGNGVLDSSEVDRIIAQMMHAADYLGWDVTELRPVLKDMMTAIDSDSSGTVSLEEWVEGGMNNVPLLVLLGLKMTQKDGQHLWRMKHFNKPVYCNVCQSMLLGLRKQGLCCTCCKYTVHGRCANKNPSPCTRTYVKSKKDTGIAAHDWVAGNCDSGKCDRCQKKIKSYHGLTGKRCVWCHSMRHDECVSQEPSECNCGPLRDHILPPWAIYPVVKERPNSLKNGCSSAAEDSELQNTTPDGQVLQISPVPHTHPLLVFVNPKSGGKQGERVLRKFQYLLNPRQVYNLSTGGPGPGLHFFRNLEDYRILVCGGDGTVGWILDAIDKAQLLVRPPVAVLPLGTGNDLARCLRWGGGYDGMDLGRILKEIESSSQVLMDRWSVQVIPEDSQERGDPVPYEIINNYFSIGVDASIAHRFHMMREKHPQKFNSRMKNKLWYFEFATSETISASCKKLKECLTIECCGTRLDLSSLSLEGVAILNIPSMHGGSNLWGEVKRVDSKGLANQEIPEVIVDPDILKTSQQDLSDKRLEVVGLEGAMEMGQIYTGLKSAGSRLAKTSQITIRTNKPLPMQIDGEPWMQPPCTIHITHKNQASMLMAPPARSSSFFNLK
- the dgkaa gene encoding diacylglycerol kinase, alpha a isoform X2, which gives rise to MSLPTDTELKELSPVDFIQLQQYIDYCRLKVKDVMKEFDADGQLAQHRNGECIKEEGFRLFLKAYLEVEDFPADLCQRLFRSFQTSETAGPDGTEPSTEREVFLKDVSCYFSLLEEGQPREKLEFTFKLYDKDGNGVLDSSEVDRIIAQMMHAADYLGWDVTELRPVLKDMMTAIDSDSSGTVSLEEWVEGGMNNVPLLVLLGLKMTQKDGQHLWRMKHFNKPVYCNVCQSMLLGLRKQGLCCTCCKYTVHGRCANKNPSPCTRTYVKSKKDTGIAAHDWVAGNCDSGKCDRCQKKIKSYHGLTGKRCVWCHSMRHDECVSQEPSECNCGPLRDHILPPWAIYPVVKERPNSLKNGCSSAAEDSELQNTTPDGQVLQISPVPHTHPLLVFVNPKSGGKQGERVLRKFQYLLNPRQVYNLSTGGPGPGLHFFRNLEDYRILVCGGDGTVGWILDAIDKAQLLVRPPVAVLPLGTGNDLARCLRWGGGYDGMDLGRILKEIESSSQVLMDRWSVQVIPEDSQERGDPVPYEIINNYFSIGVDASIAHRFHMMREKHPQKFNSRMKNKLWYFEFATSETISASCKKLKECLTIECCGTRLDLSSLSLEGVAILNIPSMHGGSNLWGEVKRVDSKGLANQEIPEVIVDPDILKTSQQDLSDKRLEVVGLEGAMEMGQIYTGLKSAGSRLAKTSQITIRTNKPLPMQIDGEPWMQPPCTIHITHKNQASMLMAPPARSSSFFNLK